From the genome of Spodoptera frugiperda isolate SF20-4 unplaced genomic scaffold, AGI-APGP_CSIRO_Sfru_2.0 tig00002108_1, whole genome shotgun sequence:
tttatattattaataatttaaaatgaaatcacTCATATTTTTGACAccacaaatcaatatttttattaaattatttaaataaaatcaaattattctataatcaatttttaatactaaaatatttaaaggtaatcaatgtaatattaatattaaatattctcgAGATACCCCAGTATAATATCTATAAACACCAGAATAATAATTTCCAtgttgaataaatgaatataaatataatctatatcctgctctaaaaaaagaaattaacattaatattaatatagaaattCAAGATCATCTTATTAATctattaattaatctaatttcacctattaaatttaatcTAGGAGGAGCCGCTATATtagatgatattaataaaaatcatcatAAACTTATTGAaggtataaaatttattatacctttattaatatataaacttCGTCTATGTAAACGCTCATAACTAATATtagctaaacaaaatattccagAAGAACATAAACCATgaccaattattaaaatataagaacCAATAAATCctcaataatttataattataatacctcTAATTACAATTCTTATATGAGCTACAGAAGAATAAgcaattaaagatttaatatcaatttgacaaaaacattttaatctaatatAAAAACCTCCTACTAATCTAATTacaattcaaatataatttaattttatattaatttcctgtaaaaaaattattaaacgtaATAAACCATAACCacccaattttaatataataccaGCTAAAATTATAGAACCAGAAACTGGAGCCTCAACATGAGCTTTTGGTAAtcataaatgaacaaaatatataggtatttttactaaaaaagctaaaattatagaaatatataataaataattacttaaattaaaaaattttaaaaaataaataattatacaatttatttcattatttatataaaaaataccaattaataaaggtaaagaaacaaataaagtataaaataataaatatatacctGCCTGAATACGTTCAGGTTGATAACCTCaaccaataattaataataaagtaggaATTAAtctaccctcaaaaaaaagataaaatataaatatattaagagttctaaaagttaaatataatataattaataaaaaaataacattaaataaaaaaaaattaacataataatctattttatataaattttcactagctataattattaaaatagaaattcaaattcttaataaaattaatccataagatataatatcacaagatattatataacttaaattacaaaataaattcaattttacacctaaatttataaatataaatattattaatattaatattatttgaaccattcaaaatatattttttataaaacataaaggaattataaaaattattattattaaaaattttatcattttatattttaatatatatatatatatatatatatatatatatataattaactataataaattaaatctttgaaaataatCATTACCATGAGTACGaattattgaaactaaaatagaTAATCCTAAAGCCCCCTCACAaacagaaaaaactaaaaataatattaatatatatatatcataatcaataaaaattaaataaactaataaaaaaaaaaattcttaaaacaataaactctaatcttaataaaacaattaataaatgtttatgtttagaaacaaaaattaaattacctacaataaatatcaaaataaaaacagttcatatatttaaaattatcattaattgtttttatagtttaaaaaaaacattggtcttgtaaatcaaaattaagttatttactttaaaaacttcAAAGAAAAAGAATCTCTTTATCAATAATctccaaaattattattttatttaaactattctttgtatttgaaattataaaaataattttttctttatcCAATATCAAtaggattattaattttaatacaaacctTATTAACATGCTTATTATcaggaataataattaaaacatactgattctcttatattttatttcttactttccTAGGtggtttattagttttatttatttatgtttcaagTATTGCATCAAatcaattatttacttttaaatttaattataaaaaaatattaattttaattttaattataatattttttataataataataatatataataataacataacatgattaaatttatcaataaattcagatataaataactttaataatataattttcttctttaataatgaaaataaaattaatttaagtaaattatataataatcaaacatttttaattataataatattagtaatctatttatttattactttaattgctattgtaaaaattactaatattttctATGGACCTTTACGTTCATCTAATTAACAAatgataaacaaatatataccaaTTCGTAAATCACATCccgtattaaaaattattaacggATCATTAATTGATCTACCTTCACCATctaatatttcaatttgatgaaattttggaTCTTTACTAGCCTTATGCTtaataattcaaattttaacaggattatttttaactatatatTATACAGCTAATATTGAAATAGCATTTTATAGAGTTAATTATATTTGTCGAAATGTTAATTATGGATGATTAATTCGAACTTTACATGCAAATGGAGcatcttttttctttatttgtatttatttacatattggaCGAGGAATTTATTATGAATCCTTTAACTTAAAATACACATGAATAATCGGAGTAatcattttattcttattaatagCAACAGCATTTATAGGATATGTTTTACCTTGAGGGCAAATATCTTTTTGAGGAGCAACtgttattactaatttattatcagCTATCCCCTCTTTAGGAGTTATATTAGTAAATTGAATTTGAGGAGGATTTGCCGTTGATAATGCTACTTTAACacgtttttatacatttcactttttattaccatttatcattttaataataactataattcatttattatttttacatcaaaCTGGTTCCAATAATCCATTAggattaaatagaaattatgataaaattccATTTCATCCATTTTTCACATTTAAGGACTtaattggatttattattatattatttttattaacaattttaactttaactaatCCTTATTTATTAGGAGATCCTGATAATTTTATCCCAGCAAATCCTTTAGTAACTCCAATTCATATTCAACctgaatgatattttttatttgcttatgCAATCTTACGATCAATTCCTAATAAATTAGGAGGAGTAATTGCTTTagtaatatcaattttaattttaattattttaccatttacatttaataaaaaaattcaaggaaTTCAATTTTACCctattaatcaaatattattttgatctaTAGTAACAATTGTTATTCTATTAACATGAATTGGAGCACGTCCTGTAGAAGATCCCTATGTATTAACAGGACAATTATTAacagtattatatttttcatattttattattaacccatttattaataaatattgagataatatattatttaattaaattaatgagcTTGTAATTAAgcatttgttttgaaaacttaagaaagaattattattctattaatttatactaaaaaaaaattaaattataataataaaattttaaatcctaaaaaaaataataaaaaatttaaagaaattggTAAATATCTTTTTCAAGCTAAATATATTAACTTATCATAACGATAACGAGGTAAAGTTCCTcgaactcaaataaataaaaaagaaataaaaactaattttaaataaaaaataattcttaatcTAAAACCTcctatatatattaaaataaataataatcttataaataaaattctagaatattcagctaaaaaaattaaagcaaagcCCCCTCTTCTATACTCAATATTAAACCCTGAAACTAATTCTCTTTCTCCTTCAGCAAAATCAAAAGGAGTTCGATTAGTTTCAGCCAATCTTGATCTTATTCAACATAATCTTaaaggaaatattaaaataataaatcaaacataattttgataaacaaaaaatattattaaattaaaatctataattataacaattctaGATATTAAAATCAAAGCTAATCTAACTTCATAAGAAATAGTTTGAGCTACTGCCCGTAATCCCCCTAATAAAGCATAATTAGAATTAGAAGATCAACCAGCTACCATAACTGTATAAACACCTAATCTagtacaacataaaaaaaataaaattcctaaattaaaactaattatattaaaataataaggaatcaataatcaaattattaaagataaaataaaacttaaaataggagaaaaataatatcttaaataattagaaaaattagGATAAGTTTGttctttagtaaataatttaattgcatCTGAAAAAGGTTGTAAAATTCCTATAAAACCAACTTTATTAGGACCTTTACGAATTTGAATATAACCTAAAACCTTACGCtccaataaagttaaataagcaACCCCTACTAAAAtaccaataattaaaattaataaacctaaaaaaattatataaatatcatttataaacattactatctatataattaaattatatattaatgaATTCTAAAATCATTACATTTTTCTGCCAAAATAgcagatatatatatatatatatatatatatatatatattatatatatatatatatatattatatataaaatcaattatatatttaaaataaattaataatattcattatttaataaatttaatttaaatatttgatcctttcgtactaaaatattttatatttattaaaagataGAAACCAACCTGGCTTACACCGGTTTGAACTCAGATCATGTAAGATTTTAATGATCGAACAgatcaaaattttaaacttctacatttaaattttatcttaatcCAACATCGAGGTCGCaaactcttttttttattcgaactaaaaaaaaaaattacgctgTTATCCCTAAGgtaattttttcttataatcaaTAATATTGGATCATATACTcacttatttatgttaaataataaaaaaagttttttatatttttttgtcaccccaacaaaataattaaaataattttaattaaaaactttataaataatctcaattactttaaatataaaactctaTAGGGTCTTCTcgtctttttaatttattttaactttttaattaaaaaattaaattctataaaataataaagagacAGCTTATATTTCATCCAATCTTTCATACAAGTCATCAATTAAATGACTAATGATTATGCTACCTTTGTACAGTCAATATACTGCAGccctttaatatattataatatcagtgGGCAGATTAGactttatattaaattcaaaaagaCATGTTTTTGATAAACAAGTGAATATATATATTTGCCGAATTcctttttattaactaaaataattttataattttaatatcttattatatactaattttatcattatatcaaattttataaaattttaattttttttttataaataatataaaatttaaattaaattttattttaaataaaattatttataataaattaaaatttattaacaatataaattataaaaatcttaattaaattaaaataaaatttatataaatttaaattaaagcttatcccttaaaatataatattatttaaataaaaaattaattaattaattttttatttaaataatataaaattaaatttttttctaaaaaaactagatatatttaaaaacgaataacatttcatttccaattaattatttaaaatatttatgctacaataacttttataattaattatctctTTTAAATTCgagaatattaaaactataatttttaattaataaactctGATACACaagatacaataaattaaatttacttttaactaatttcatttttcatttatttcaaaattctttcacaatactaatttactataaattaaataattttttccataaatatactttaacccccattaaaataaattattttaaaaatttttttattatttatatttttattaattttcccactcaaattaattaaattttaatttcttttcaatGTAAATGAAATACTTTTACAAGCTCTAATTTGTTCTTTCTAGAAACACTTTCCAGTACCTCTACTTTGTTACGACTTATTTCAACTTATATTCATATGAAAGCGACGGgcaatatgtacatatttcaattttcaatcattttattaaactaaataaaattacatttaaatccaccttcaattaacttttacaaattaatattcatctaaataaatttattgtaatccattatattcttaattataatcTGCATCTTGAtctgatttaatttttaatcaaaatttttaaatattattattattaaaaaatatttttttaacaacgatatacaaaataaaaaattaagtaaatttattCGTGGATTATCAATTATTAAACAGATTCCtctaaatgaactaaaataccgccaaattatttaagtttcaataaataattatctactattttagtattttcaatttaaattttaataatagggTATCTAATcctagttttttataaaatttattaaatcataaatatattataatattaaattaaattaaaatttcacttaataatttaaaatttatattattcaattaaatttcattatttattaataactaataaaatttaaattaacttttgtttAACCGCAACTGCTGGCAcaaaatttgttattaatttcaagtattactaaatcttaattacttaaattgtttaatattaattactacaaatcaattaaattattattaaaataaagtaaaattaatactaaaatttatatgtaaaataaactttaaataaattattaaaactataaaaaatttatttatatgtaaatttttttaaatagaattttttttttttttttttatattaaaatatttaataaacattattaaacatttaataatttcttttctttcttcttcataatattcatattaaataaaaaattaagtaataaacaatatatattaattcaaataagtaatatattaatataattaattttaattttttaatatatattatattaatataattatattaatatattaaatatttaatatatatatatatatatatatatgaatattaacatttaattaaatttataaaccGTCTTTAAaaatttttcatataataataataatatataattaaaaataagctaAAATTAAGCTTTTGGGTTCATACCCCAACTATAAAggaaatacctttttttaaaaataaagtgccTGATTAAAGGATTATTCTGATAggataaattaagtaattattttacctttattatattttatagaattaaacTATATCCAATAGTATCAAAAACTATTATGCATCttacactaaaatataatattgaatttataattcttaaaagaaattaatttcttattttaaatttataatttatttaattctaataaaatattttttttttttattttattctttagaaCTTTAATCTCTATTTCATCAAATTCTTGATTTGGATGTTGAATTGGATTAGAAATTAATCTTTTAAGTTTTATCCCCCTAATTTCTAattccaataatttattttcaacagaagcctcactaaaatattttcttacacaATCAATTGcatctttaaattttttatttacaattttaattaaattaacattaataaaaaattttgaaataaataattttttaactattataataaactcttctatattaataaaaataggaagAGTTCCATTTCATTTTTGATTTCCTAATATTATTGAAGGATTATCttgattaaatagttttattttaataacatgacAAAAAATTACacctttaattttaatatcttattatataaataattattttattaatattattattattcttaatattattattggagCTATTGGAGGATTAAATCAAACATCATTACGAAAATTAATAGCATTTTCATCAATTAATAACTTAGGttgaataattatatctatttcaATTAGAGAAACCCTatgaattttctatttttcaatatattcttttataattagtattttatgtttctttttttatattttaaatatatattttattaatcaattatttattaataatataaattttttaattaaaattaatattttaattaattttctttctttaggtGGATTGCCACcatttattggatttttccctaaatgaattattattaattttttaattaataataatatatatttaataacttttatttttgtgataataagattaattatattatttttttatattcgtaTTAGATACTCAgcaattatatttaactatataaaaaataaatgatttaaaatttatattaaaaataaatattttttatttattaattttttttcatttttttctattacaggaataattttaagaacgttatttttttattaaggt
Proteins encoded in this window:
- the LOC126913026 gene encoding LOW QUALITY PROTEIN: cytochrome b-like (The sequence of the model RefSeq protein was modified relative to this genomic sequence to represent the inferred CDS: substituted 8 bases at 8 genomic stop codons), yielding MINKYIPIRKSHPVLKIINGSLIDLPSPSNISIXXNFGSLLALCLIIQILTGLFLTIYYTANIEIAFYRVNYICRNVNYGXLIRTLHANGASFFFICIYLHIGRGIYYESFNLKYTXIIGVIILFLLIATAFIGYVLPXGQISFXGATVITNLLSAIPSLGVILVNXIXGGFAVDNATLTRFYTFHFLLPFIILIITIIHLLFLHQTGSNNPLGLNRNYDKIPFHPFFTFKDLIGFIIILFLLTILTLTNPYLLGDPDNFIPANPLVTPIHIQPE